From the genome of Mya arenaria isolate MELC-2E11 chromosome 5, ASM2691426v1:
CAACAACTTTGCCAGCCAAGATTTTACCTTCTCGTAAGTTATACTGAACGGAACGATGCGCATCAATGGTTAAAAAGATAAAGATAGTGGTAGAAGGCGTAACAGGTAgtaattgcataataaaagaTGCAATTTTGCTGTTCACCGTGCAATTCAGACTGATTTAAAGGATACTACAACGTCAATGAtgcgataataataataataataataataataataataataataataataataataataactttatcgCAACGGGAAAACACACAAGTAATCAAGAGCTTTACTATCTTCAGGGCCGTTACCGATGTCGACTACCCGGATACGGAAATTGGAACCAAGAAGATTACCTTTACCGCAACGCTGTCAAACTCGGCGACGTTTCAGATCGAAATGTACTTCTTTAATGAAGATGGAAACATAACAGTTGGCGACGAAACTAGTTCAGTGAAAGAGGGTATGTTTCACAACCACTCATTTGAACTAACATAGAATAACAAATCGCTATacacaaaataatttgattgcTTATGGTACTCTTCTACGCACTTTTAGATATCAAACATCTGCTAAGCAGCCTATCCACCTGTGTTTTATCAACACCAACTGTCCTCACTCTGTCACTTTTCAAAGAACGAGCCCCCTGCTTCACCTTCACGTTAATTCGTCCCTTTAATATCGCCACAGAACCCGCAGTCCTCAAGTATCTCCTTTCTCTGCACGGCTCACACCTTTCCCATAAAACAAACCCGACATCTATCTGCTCACctattttctttgcaccactcAGTCTCATCCTGTTTTGCATTACCATTGATATGTGACTTTTCGAGAACCCTCTCCTAACATTCGCTTTTGGCATTTAAGAATCGTTCTTGGGTAGCATCACAgtttgaaactttaaatatgcACCAATGGTCCGATTGGCCAGATCTTCATTTAAGCTAACGACGGTCTGTACGTCAGCATTGTTTACTTTATAAGTTGAAATATGTTATGATGTAGTCATACATTACCATAAAATATATACAGCTCAAACTGTtttctcaaatcttgttagaaataacTGTAGATCACatgtgtatccattaaacttccagagatGTAAATACATGgaagttaacaacgatggtaactttaacaatgttctgaacatTCGCCCCAATGTATAATTGGAATTGGAATTTCTGctgtttttcaatgtttacgaattttttataaacaactcaaccttcaaatgattttttttattgttatagtGTATGGTATGAAAGGCAAGTGGTTTCGTTAAGTTATATGCGATATAAGCACTATTACTATCCACCTCTAGGCGACGTCAAATTCAACACGAAGGTGAATGGATGGACGTTCTGCGATGGAACGAATGCGTGCCAGCAGAGCGAAACTGGAGCGTTTCTAGATTTTGACATAGTCATAAAGGGGAAAAATGACAAAGGCGAAAAAACGAGTGAGTCTGGCAAACCCGACAAGCTTTCTGTTGGTAACGCTGACGTCTATTTGTCAAATAAGGTAGGTGACACGTTTGACGGAACATGATTACAATAGAAACTGAAATGGTCGAAAGTATAGCCAACCGTTTTCACTGATGAAGTTTGATATAATTGTAGTTGGCAgcggcgtagccagcgttacgcatTTACgcattcaatttgaaaaaaatgaataaatgaataaatgaatatggccaaaaatggcatcaaagttGAAGGCTAAgctaaaaaataatatcagaaTAAAAGGAAGCATAGcttctctgtgctagatagctTACTGAGCCTATATTAATCACTTGATAACTACAAAGTCGGCGGcctcgaacctataaatccctccaaatacaTCTCAGAGCTCATCactgtagttttatttttatgttttcccTCGGAAGACCCCCCTAACCCCCAACCGGCTACAGGGGTATTCCCCCTCCCACACCCGcccctttcgtgcgtaacattcTGTAAAGCCTGGCTACGCCTCTGGTTGGTAAATAATTAACATGATCGCGTTGACTCGTGGAAGAATTTGCTAACTTGAAGtttttttacatgatatatTACGTGCCTGACAGGCATATTCAACATGCAAATAGTCCTAATCAATTGAATGGTTGTTATTTACTTCAGCTGTATGTATAGTTGCATGGTTACTGCATCCATTATTGACGACTCGTTCTGATCACTCAATAGCACAGtggttattttcacattaaatttGCAGTATGTTAATTGCAGGTACACTTCAATGCACTTTCAATATACCTGTATCAATTTCAATAGAATTGCGTCAACAACACCCCGTCTTATCTTAGAAAGAGAATATTCATCACCAAACTACTTTCTTTGTCAAGCAATAGCATTTagttaaaattgacaaaaaatgtatttgtatgaataaatgatttatttgcatGAAGTGTTGATGCGAAagaaaagcaaataaaaaatgaagcaTGTTCATGCCACTCAAGTGAAGACGTACCGCTAATGTAAATTAACGTTTTCCGGTtggcgcagtggttagcgcagtggttggcgcagtggttagcgccgtggttagcgcagtggttggCGCAGTGGTtggcgcagtggttagcgcagtggttagcgcagtggttagcgcagtggttagcgcagtggttagcgcagtggttggcgcagtggttagcgcagtggttagcgtagtggttagcgtagtggttagcgcagtggttagcgtaGTGGTTGGCGCAGTGGTTAGCGTAGTGGTtggcgcagtggttagcgcagtggttagcgtagtggttagcgcagtggttagcgcagtggttggCGCAGTGGTTGGCGCAGTGGTTAGAGTAGTGGTTGGCGtagtggttagcgcagtggttagcgcagtggttagcgcagtggttagcgcagtggttggCGCAGTGGTTAGCGTAGTGGTTGGCGCAGTGGTtggcgcagtggttagcgcagtggttagcgcagtggttagcgtaTTGGTTAGCGtagtggttagcgcagtggttggCGTAGTGTTTGGCGCAGTGGTTAGCGTAGTGGTTAGCGTAGTGGTAGCGTggtggttagcgcagtggttagcgtagtggttagcgcagtggttagcgtaGTGGTtggcgcagtggttagcgcagtggttagcgtagtggttagcgcagtggttagcgtaGTGGTTGGCGCAGTGGTtggcgcagtggttagcgcagtggttagcgtaGTGGTAAGCGTAGTGGTTAGCGTAGTGGTTAGCGTAGTGGTTGGCGCAGTGGTAAGCGTAGTGGTAAGCGtagtggttagcgcagtggttagcgcagtggttggCGCAGTGGTTAGCGTAGTGGTTAGCGTAGTGGTAAGCGTAGTGGTTGGCGCAGTGGTTAGCGTAGTGGTAAGCGTAGTGGTTAGCGTAGTGGTAAGCGTAGTGGTTGGCGCAGTGGTTAGCGTAGTGGTAAGCGTAGTGGTTAGCGTAGTGGTTAGCGTAGTGGTTAGCGCGATTCCTGGCCTGGGGGTATTTTAGCCTGGTTTGAGGCCACCATGCCGGACAGCTAGGTTATCTCTGGGTGCTCCGGTTTCACCCACATTACACGACCACATTCTCGTGTAATTAGGCAATCATCGCCCTTTAGTTAGATTCATgtgtacatatattaattaacgCTTAACCGGTAAATCGCAATACTTCAGATTACAAAAGACAACCAAATCGTCGACATGGCGGACGATTTCCCTCAGGTATTCACTCAGGGAAGCAAGCAGATCATACGTTTCCGGTTCCCAAAGTTTACCGGAAGTATCTTCTACGACCCACAGATTCACATGGGTGGAGCCGGAAGTCTGGTCGCGTCCATGGCGCTCATTATTGTTGCAACAGTTGCAGCCGTGtgcaaaatcatttaaacaactAGCAAACATGCTGCAGATTGGGGTTTGTTTTTTTGCCTTCACTGCTTTACAACAACCTGGGACGACCAGATCctactatttatataaaacgTCGTAGATTATATGtctatgtatttatattgcttAAAACCCGCTATAAACAGGGAGGTGACGTATTTTACTTTTCTGCAATAATTGAGTGAACAATATGTTCGGTTGTTACCAATATGTcggttttattttgaaaaagtacCGATTCTGGAACaatgtatgcgtccagtatgtggcgaaaGGCATATTCTTCaaacgatattttttacccaACCCCCTTTGTTTGTTGcaagttacgcccccccccccacactcTGTATAAATATGCAAGCGTAATTGCAAAACATGTTCCCGGTATAACACTTGTAATTGCAAATAAGGTATGTCCAAGTCCTTATCacgaatattattttgtaaaggaTTGATAGGCAGCATTGTGTTGATgtctaaatgtttgaaaaatatgaatcaGAAAACTCACTAAATCTGTTTTGCATCATTGTTCCCAAAACTGTTATTCATTCAAGAAGAACTACAACTCTCTACATTTCTTTACAATTCGCAGGAATCATGGGCCTTTACTTCAGTTTTTTACgataatttattaattgtttttttttatcaagaggtttatttaatgtaatgCTGTTATACATATCCACATTGTATTTAAAGTAAACAGTTTgtaatgtaacatttaattCGGCCATCCTTTGATGCACGTACTCACTCCATTATTCTTTTTGTGTTAATATGATTATATACTATAGAATGTGAAAGTGTATGctataataatttcataataatactTGTTATTCGATTTTGGTTGTTGAATTGATATCTTTGTGCTGTTAATGTGTAGTATCATGAATACACATACTTGATAAGTTTTGACGAGCGATACACATCGTGATATTTACATATAAGCTTATagcaaatataatttcataagAAATTGAATTGTTATCTATATTGATGTATAAGTCGACATCGGGACGATCACCAGTGCTCGCTGCCATAACCAGCTAATTGGGAGTCGCCCGAAGCCAACGTGTTAAACAATACCATTCTATAATCTCccatatagaaaacaacaaagtcaataacatttgaatgtcaatattttgaaaatctcaTAGAGAAGCACTTGGGAAACCAATATACTTAATTAGCATAATCTTGCAACTAGCGCAAAGAGTGTCTAGGTAACAATATGATTGACTATGGTGAATATGGAGCAGACATGGTCGACATAATTCTCTTAACTATGTTAGGTCTGGAGTCTATAAGTATGTCCAAAGGGTCGGACTTCAGTCGCATGGCTTCCGTGAAATTCCAGAAGAGTTTGCTCCAAGCAAATCACCTTCCATTGCTTGACGAAGCTGTTTTATGTACGTTCAAGGTTGTAAAAGTAACCAATGGTAATTCTAGtttaaatgacatgtacattgaaaaaataaacaaatgacaatgacTGTGACGTTCAAATACTGAACCATAACAGGAGATGTATGATTGATCTTTGACATATATTGACATAATGAACCCCTAAATAATTTGGGTTATCCACCTACATGCACATTGCCAGGTGCTTCATCAAACTCCTCTCGATTTTAAACTCttaaatgaatgtttacacAGTGTGTTTTTTACACTTGGCGTGTTGCCGACGATCGCATGACGTTCTGCATACATACGATGTCAGTCTCTATAAAACCACAATCATACAGTAGTCATCAAGCTATCTACATCCACATTGTATCCAAGATAACATAGAAGACAGCAATGCTATGCCACAAACCGGCCGCAGTCAACACGCCCTCCATCCCCTGCTTCCGATGATTGTTTCCGTGCCTGCCCGTGCCTCTTCGGTTGCTATATCAGTTGCCTACAGCCCCTGCCGCCAGCCGATGACAAGACCGAGAAGTAGGGCCAAGAATATTGCTAGGTCCATGTCAGTGTAAAGTGATCATCATGTTCGGTTTGAGGGCGAAGGCATCGTCGCCGATGAAAAAGTAGGGCATGTCCTGGTAGTCGCTGGGAAGAGGCTCGGGGTCAGGGAAACATATGGTACAATCTCAAGCGCGTTCCCTCAGCTCAGAGACATTGTAAATCTAAGAGTCTGATGCATCAGAACAAAGAGGTATAATCCTTTATAGAGTACATGGACCCAGTCTATAGGGGACATTGCCCTGTAACGTGCTTTCCATCAAATGTCCCACATGTATGGGGAAAGTTACACTTTTCTTAAACTTCAACTGTTAACCATCAGAAGTTGTGGGGCAAATACTTTACTCGTCCATGTATTCATCGATGATGGCTTGACAGATACGGACGAGGAGTTCCCGGCGTGAGGGACGCTGCAACTGAACTTCATTGAGACAAACTTGCTCCCAGAGGCACGGTGACTCAATACCAGAGCAAGCTTTGTGCCTGGCTCCAGGGGCTCAATGTACCAGGTGTATTGCCTGATGGTCATGAGCCCCACTCCGGTAAACAGTTCGCCGAACATCTTGGGGTACATCCGCATAAAATTCTTGAAAGTTGATTGGTCCTCGTTTCGGAGAAGCTGGTCGTACAGGTCAAAGTGCCGTCATCCTCGATATGACCGAGACCTTCCGCCATCGTTGACTTCTTCTACTCCTCATCCTATTTGCACAGATCTGGTGTAATGTCAATTCGATAATTTCATAATGATGTTGGAGAACAAAAGACTAGTTGGTATTCTTGTCGAAGCCTCATTGGACCTTCCATTTTTGTGGTGACGGGTGGTATTGAAGAGGAGCTACTCACATGACCGCAGAACGCTGGCAAAACACTAATAATACGGTTGCTGTACGGTAGAAACAAATTCAATAAGCTACACCTTCGTCAGACATATGTCTGATATTTCTGAATACGGTACACCTTCATGCCAACTTATCTCGACGTATGAGTAACCTACCTCTTACATATTTAACGTTTGTCCATAGAATGGCTAGATTATTCCTAAAGTACGCCTTACATGTACAGGGGAAGTAGGAATACgcccaaaatatttgtttgcagcGGCGACGTTTCACTAAATCCTGACCCTTCTGCTAATAATTCTATGAAAAATTGCAGTGATTGCCATAACAATGTACGTAAATGTCATCAAGTTTTATTTTGCTCTACCTGTCATCACTGGATTCTTAAAAGCGGTTCTAAACTCAAGGATCACGATCTTAAATCAGCATTAAAGATAAATCCATCATACTCTTTTTTTACATGTCCTCTATGTGCCATATGCCCTGAATATAATCATTGCGTTTCCAGACTCATTTTTATTCCAAACCCTAGAAAAGTAATTGCCGAAACCAATCTGGATGAGAATTTCAACAACAACCTTTTCACTGCAGACGGATACACGCTAGAAAGACGATATGGCAACTTCCATTGCGGTGGACAGATGACCATTACTCGAGCTGATCTCCCTTTGAAACGCCGCATGGACCTGGAAAAAGATCAACTTGAGTGCCTGTGCTACGAGTTTTCACTCCAGTGGCGTAAATGAGGTATTCTGTGCTTGTATCGCAAACCGTCGATGTCAGATACAGACTTTGAAAATTACCTCTAAGTGTTTAGACAAAATACTGATAACTTTTGAACATATCATCTACATAGGAGATTTGTATTATGACTTACTGAAAAGAGATAAATGTAAACCTCCTTTAACATCTGTGATAACATTACCCTGGACAATATTACCTCTGAACctacatgttttatgaaaaactgCAGACCAACACTTATTGATGTTATCCTTACCAATGCAAAGTCTTTCATGTGTATAACTGTCAACTTTAAAAGCGGCCTTAGCGACTTTCACATCCTCATAGCAACTAATATAGGAGAACAATGTGAGACATAAATGATACAAAGGATAATTTTAGGTCATACAAGAACTTCGACAACAACtcttttaataaacatttaataaactttCCCATGTACCGTTTCATCCCGCCCATATTTTTGAGGACATGGATGATATAGAGTTTGTAgagattatttcaaatacattacgTAATATGCCCATGCGTTCACAAGCAGTAAAACATACTtttctgaagggatctgttgcgtctttgacttcgcacgttacaaatggtggcagcggtgggatgttgacaactgccggagttgccttacccacaAATATTCtagaccaagactcgggacaAGTCTTCTctgaggggaaagtaatgttaCGGCCCGCTGTAGGCGGTgtatgtgcgttcataatattgtaacggtccgctgtaggcggcggatgtgcattcatagtgtaacggtcctcTGTAGGCTGtggattagtgtaacggtccgctgtaggcggcggatgtgcgttcatagtaaaacattccgtaatagacggaagtacgttcatagtacgtatattagcttggttggtaatatgcaaattagcaaagcctaTGCTCTGTACGGATTGAGactttactgtatataaagaccagcaaACCCCATCAGGGCTTTTCTCTGATTGGATCTGTTGAGTCTTTGACTTCGCACGTTACacttcaaaccatgtatacacaCGATTTACAATTCATTCTTATTCTACACACATTTTATCATACATTATTCTTACAAATTTGATAGTTTACATACTCATCATTTTCAGCCAATATCTAATAGCATGTACAACACGTTTGCGAAACAATGACGTTCCACAACGTTCTAttacaaaatagaaaaatattgcACTGCACATTTCAAAAGATTGGAAATACCATATgctttttaaattatcaatcaACATGATCATACTGTTATTATCCGTGAACATTACGGTCATGATTCGCCACGGGTTTGTCCTTTATCAGTACCGGCAAGTTAATCATgcataacttattttatttagtcCAGTGTGATGTCTGGcttcaatgtttatataaatatttttggtatTGTTACATTTTCTATACATAACAACATGTACTTTTTTAACTAAAAGTCTAACCGTAATTGTACTAGAAATGTTCTATGTGCAACGCAAAGCGCttttatgtacacatatatgtCTAACTTGCTTTTCGATTTCGAGTAAGCAGATTTATATATTACGAGCTTGCGTTGTATATATACTCTTTCCCCATCTGATAGGTGTCAAACGGTATCTCAAATAAGAACTAGAACAATACAATGacacaaattaaattaaatattttacatattgtcTCTTTAAATGTCCAAGGACTAAGAGATAGAAATAAACGTCTTAGATTTATGCAATGGCTCAATAATCAACGagccgacgtagcatttatccAAGAGACTCATTTTACTACGAATATAATAAATTCCACTGACAACGAGTTAAGTAGTTGGTATACGTGGCATAGCTTTCGAAATATTTTAAGCAGGGGTTGTTCAATTCTTGTCAATAAAAAACTTACACATAGTAGTATAGATAATTTTTTCTGATGGGGATGGGCGATATATTCTCctcaacattgaaataaatgaaaatatatatactttacttaatatatatgctCCTAACGATAAAAAAATACGTAACGCATTTTATAATCGTATCCTAAATATAATATCCGAAAGAGGCCAAGGCATAAAATTAATTGGTGGTGACCATAACGATATTCTTAACAAAAATGATAGAAGATCAAGCTCAAACAATTACGAACGCGAACAATGTCCGGTTAAAAATTTAAAGACATTAATTTCAAGAAATGACTTATGTGATATTTGGAAGCTctataatgaacaaaaaacacaatttacgTGGAGACGAAAAAATCAAATGGATAAAAGTAGAATAGATTTTTGGttgatagaaaaaaacttaGTACCACAGGTGTATTCGACAGATATAAGGCCAGCAATAATTCAATTTACAGACCACATGGCCATTTCTCTTAAACTTAAAGCGCCGTCTAAACGAGGACCAGGTTACTGGAAATTTAACAATTCTCTTCTTgagaatacaaaatatataacacatattgaaaatgttttaagaaaaatcattcaatcaaatataacaagTCAAACAAAATGGGAACTATGTaagattgaaataataaatactactatagatttttcaagaaaaatcgGGAGAGAACGAAATAATCGGTTGAATCATCTAGAAAAAAACCTTAAACATCTTCAAAAAACCTTTGATGAAAATCAAGACGAAAGTTTTTTGATACctattcaaaacattgaaacagaggtaaatgatatatatcaaattaaaaccaTTGGAGCACAAATTCGCTCCAAGgtcgatttcattgaaaaaggtgaaaaaaataccaaatatttcCCACGATTAGAAAAGTCGAGGCAAACTAGAAAAGTTATAAATTCGCTAAAAATTGGTAATACAAGAGTTACCGATATACAAGAAATTCTAAAAGCAGAAAAGacattctttcatttttttttcactctTTTATAAAAGATCTTTATACGTCACACTTAGAGATTAACACGaactatttaaattatgttaacaacATTGATTTAGAAAATACAATAGATGATAAAACAGCAAATACCTGTGAAGGTCGGTTTACATATGATGAAGGCAAAAACGCACTTCTAGAAATGGAACTAAATAAAAGCCCCGGGTTAGATGGTCTTACAGCTGAGTTCTATAAACGATTTTGGTATTTAATTGGCAATCTTGTAATTGATTCTCTAAATGAAGGATACGAGAAATGTGGACTTTCTTATACTCAAAAACAAGGTATTTTTCTTTACTGTATAAAAAGGGAGATCCCGATAATCTAGAAAATTGGAGACCGATCTCCTTACTTAATTTAGACTAGAAAATTGCCGCGAAAATACTTGCAAAACGTTTGCAATCTGTTTTACCgacaataattaataatgacCAACAGGGGTACATAAAAGGTagaaacattaactttaatataagacAAATAGAAGATATCATCGATTTCGCTGATTTATATCAAATGCAAggagccattttgtttttagattttaaaaaggcgtttgatacCATTGAATGGCCTTTTATGTTCGACATTCTTGCCAAGTTTGGTttcaaacattctttttttgcAATGGGTAAAAACACTATACACAAATATTTCCTCTAGAATTTCTAATAATGGTTGGATATCTGATAGTTTTAGCATAATGCGAGGAGTTCGTCAAGGATGTCCCCTGTCCGctcttttatttataacaatt
Proteins encoded in this window:
- the LOC128233787 gene encoding skeletal aspartic acid-rich protein 1-like; translated protein: MWTYTALLVVTMVMTGSGEDVEVSQSGVTTKVLGRSGKITLSKDDSSVTVEFDNLKEKLADGSDIKDNSHKFNNFASQDFTFSAVTDVDYPDTEIGTKKITFTATLSNSATFQIEMYFFNEDGNITVGDETSSVKEGDVKFNTKVNGWTFCDGTNACQQSETGAFLDFDIVIKGKNDKGEKTSESGKPDKLSVGNADVYLSNKITKDNQIVDMADDFPQVFTQGSKQIIRFRFPKFTGSIFYDPQIHMGGAGSLVASMALIIVATVAAVCKII